AAGTGAGGCACTAGATGATTAGTTATGGACCAACTCTATGCATGAGGAACTAGAACAGTTTACTAGACTGGACGTAtgggatttatgtccaaaaccAGGAGGAGTGAATGTTGTTGGAACCAAATGGATTTTCAAGAACGAAATAGATGAAGATGAGAATATTGTTCGTAACAAGTCGAGACTTGTAGCTCAAGGTTATTCATAGATTGAAGGTAttgattttgatgaaaaatttgCTCATGTGGCTCGGTTGGAATCAATACGACTACTGTTTGGAATTGCATGCAAACTGAGGATCAAACTCTACCAAATGGATGTTAAAAGTGCTTTCCTGAATGGTGTCTTGCAAGAGTAAGTGTATGTAGCACAGACTAAGGGATTCGAAGATCCACGCACCCTCTTCACGTCTACAAACTAAAGAGAGCCCTACACGGCCTGAAGCAGACTCCGAGAGCGTGGTATGAATGTCTCACACTGTTCCTTCTAAAGGCGGGATTCAAGAGAGGAAATGTAGATAAGACCTTATTCATTCTGAATCAAGAAAATGATATCTTGATAGTTCAaatctatgttgatgacatcaTCTTTGGAGCCACAAAGCAGAGTATGATCGACATGTTTGTGAAAACAATGACAAAGGAGTTTGAAATGAGCATGGTCGGTGAattgaaatacttccttggtcTACAAGTCAAACAAACGGAAGCTGGAATTTTTGTTTCTCAAAGCACCTATGCGAGAAATCTGGTAAAGAGATTTGATCTAGAGACGAGTAAGAGTGCACGAACACCTATGAGCACGACTGTTAAGCTGAGCAAGGATGAAGACGGCACAAAAGTTGATGAGAAATTATACAGAGCCATGATTGGAAGCCTACTGTATCTCACAGCAAGTAGACAAGATCTGTGTCTGAGTGTGGGGTTGTGTGCTAGGTATCAAGCCAATCGACGAACCTCCAAGCAGTGTAACGTATCGTCAAATACGTAAAGGGCACCTTAAACTATGGTATGAATTATACTGTGGAAACTAACTCAAACCTTGCTGGCTTTTGTGTTGCAGGTTGGGCTGGATGCTTAGATGATCGAAAAAGCACATCAGGAGGGTGTTTCTTCCTCGGTAATAATGTTATAGCCTGGcatagaaaagaaacaaaattgtgTATCTTTGTCTACTGCTGAAGCTGAGTACATTGTCCTGGGTAGCTGTTGCACTCAACTCCTGTGGATGCGTCACATGCTTGATAAGTATGGTATCAacacactctttttttttgtgcattgTGATAATAAGAGTGCTATAAACATatcaaaaaatcatgttcaacaTTCTAGAACCAGACATGTTGACATTAGGCATCACTTTGTTAGAGGACTAGTTGAGGAGAAACTTACAATCATAGAACACGTACCATCTGAAAAATAACTAGCTGACATATTTACTAAACCATTGGACCTCAACACTTTCTTGCATCTGCGAAAGGCGTTGGGGATTTGTGAACAATGATGAACAAAGGTCTTAGATTATTTTCCTACTGTCAAAATTAATCCCATCACTATAGTCTTGCATGTGTCTCCCTGTGGAAAATGTCAACCTACTGTAGATAGCTCTAGTAGTGTCAAAAACAAATCTCGGGAAGAAAAACATCCACAATAGATTAGGCTGCTAAAACAGTTTATATCTGATGTGTTCAATGTTTGGACTGAGGTAGAGTGAAAGGAAAACATTGGACTTGTTACTACTCGTAAAGCCAAATCTTGGACGATTAAATATCGTTGTTGGGAGAGTTAGTATATAGTTATGAAGATGTTCCTGAAATTCCAGAGAAGTGTTTGTGAATGTTGAAGAGTAATCCaacatatatttaagaaaaaaatgagtgaacTAAAAATGTTAGCTCTTGATATGAATGCATCTCAGATGGGAAACGCAGTATCAATCTCAAGCCTTGtgcaaaaatgagaaaaacacTCTCTGGAACAGCAATTATCTTCTAATgactaaatttgtttttttttttacaaattcagGTGTTAAAATTTGAAGTTGACATAAAAAGGCTGCTATAGGAGTCATTACATGAGAAAGGTATGAATGCGTCTTGGCTAAGAAAAGCAGTACTATTTAAAATGAGACTCATCTGAGACTATAGTAGTTGTGGTGAACGAGAGTCGGTTAGAATGATTCATGTGTGTGACTAAGGTTCTCAAATTCGTAATCGTTTAAAGTTGGTAAGTAAAATTGGTACAGTTTCTATGGTTGTTGGGTTTCATCTCACAAGTCATCTATAAAAATGCTTATGCTTGGACAGTTAGAGTGATGGGGCGGTTGAGTGACTTCACCCTTATTTTCTTCTATCGGTTATAGAGCTTCTCATTAGGGTTTGACTGATTTCTTCTCATCTTGTCTCTCCTTTAGATTATCCAAATCTGATCTCTTTATATTCACTCGCCCCTCGGTCTCTCTCTATGTATTCTTCAAACTCCCTTCTTGCATGTTTCTCTTTTGATCTCTCATGGCGAGTCGTGTCATCAATCTTTCCACTCCCGTGCCTTATCTTTCTTTTGAAGAGCGTCTCCAAACAAACCAAGCAATCTTCGCCGATGATGACTTTCCCGTCAGATCTCCCTCGAGAAGGTACGAGAACAACCATGATGCTCTTAAGTACGATGACCTGTGTCTACGAGGTTTCGTGGTTCACGCTGGTTCCTAAAGACTCAGACTTTGTTGAAGTCTTTAGGCTCCTCGAGAGGATTGAATGGGCATATACGGTCCTACATGTTCGGCCTTTTGTCCTAGGATAGTTAGAGAGTTGATCTCGAACCTGTGTCAATGTGCCGACGGTGTGCTGGTTCGTGGAACTCACTATCGGTTTGATCATGATGTGATCAACGCCGTGATGATCACTCCGCATGTTGAGCGATCCTTCGACTGGGAGAACTGTGATCTGAGCTTGGCGATATCATCAGCTCTCATGGGGTACCGTTGCTCGGGGTGGCCTGGATTCACTCTTACTGCGCTCATTGCTCTGTATCAGGAATTCTACCGTGTTTGCGAGTGAAACTGGCTTCCGGGGCAAGATACTGACGCCATGATCAAACTTCGCATCTGCTTGATCTATGCTCACGTCAATCGCCGTCCTGTCAATTTTGGTGAACTGGTGTATGATCAGATTCTTGCGATGGCTTGACAGTTTGATCAGGAGAAGAAGATAGTCTTCCCGAACCTTATCTACCAGGTCATGCAGTTTCAGAAGGAACTCCCTATGATTCCCGGAGATGAAGTACCCATTGGTGAAGGTGTCCACATTTGGAGCTTGCCAGCAGACTCGCCAGTTCTCAACAACCGTGGACCAAGAGGATGCAGAAGGATCGATGGGTGATGTTTTTGTCGGATCGTTCGCTCATTCAGGGGGAGATCTTGGTTGTGTGTGCTTGGCTTGTGTGTTTATGCTTTTCAAAACCTTTTAATTCTCGGATGCATGGTTCATTTTTTTACTTGTTGGACCATTGTGAACAATCTCGGCTTGTAATGTTTAAGACTTTCTCGAATGTTTAATTAATGCCTCTTGCTAGTCTGTGAGCAATATATGTTGTGCTTGTGTTACTTGTGGATAATGGTTTTGCAGGTTCATGAATGAGTTGATCGATACACACAAAAGGGGGGAGATTGTATGCTCAAGTGTTTTAAGGAAACAATAGAAGCTGGTGAGATACGCAAACGATATGGATGAGCAAATAAAGGAAGTGAAGATTCGATGAGTTGAGAGATATATAAGGAAGTTAGTCTGTAGTGGTTGAGGCTAGGGATTTAGAAAGAAAAGCAGCTAGCCGTAAAAGTACAAGGACTAGAGTTTCTTTATAGCTTAGAGATCAAGAACTGTGTCTGGTCTTGATTGTGTTATATAAATTGATCACTCGAGATACATGTGTGTGTAATCTCTTAAACCTGATTGAACAAGGCTTGTAAAGTTTGTTCAAACGATTTCTAATAAAGTGTATGTTGAAAGTGTTCTAACTTTGAGCTTATCTAAGATCTTGATTCTACACTTTTCGTACTTAATTTCTAGTGtatataattttctcaaaattattCTTACTCATAACAAtactaataacaaaaaaacttaatttaatcGGGTGGTTAAGATGATTTTACTTGTGTTCGAATGCGCGAATTCGAgcccaaaaataataaatttttagttttaaagagTTTATCCAAAATGACATCATTTTGATAAACTAACCGTTGATTAACACTTTTTacagttaatatatataagagttcatgtagtttttaatttttatttagttcatTCTAAAATAGGCACTACTACAAAGTATGTGAAGGAGAAGTCATGACTCATAAAATTCATGTTGAAATATTGAtatttaacttatatttaaaatataccactTCACCATAAGGAAGGATAAGTGCCTCAGGGTTAGGGCTGGGTAAATAAACCGTATCCAAAAATATGACCCAAACCCGACCCAATGAAAATGAATATGTACCAAACCGAATCCGAGTAAAACTCATATAATGATTAGTGGGACTTAATAACCAATATAAtcatcataaataaataaaggttTTTGAAGAtagtaatataaataaataaataaataaaggtaTATACATACTCCTTTATAGAATATGTAACAATTttgcatcaattttttttttgcggtgTTATATTCCAATTCAAAAAGTACAaattgggattttttttttcagttcaaaTCATACTAAATTTCAGAGTTGGtgttttaacatatatatacgtTTTGATATTTGAAATATTCAGTTACGCATTATATATCAAGAACCcatttagtaatattttttttatttaacttctGTTTAAGGTATATCATCTCATCGCTTTTTAAAGAATGATAAGTGgtaaaagtttatataaaatagtcAATATAAAATAGTCAaagttatttatatatcataattaTAGGTTCATATATGTCTTCCAAATCcgtaaattagggttttagtttcctaatataaaaaaaaataaaaataaaaatataatattgaataTGCGTTTAAATGACACAATTCTTGATTTGCTTGGTTGCTACTAAAACAAGTAGATTAAATAATAAGCTAAAAGAGAATGTGTTTGGAAGGGAAACCCTTAACCAAATTTACAAACTTTTAAAGTTTATTATAAACCAAATTGCATGACAGgcctaatttaattatataaacgtCAGATAAAATGAATAAAGGGAAATAAATTCAATATGAATTAATCAATAAGCATTTATTAGCATATATTCTCATTCAGACATGTGAGGGTATTTATAGTGTGTGAACTGTGAAGCTATATACGTATTTGACATTACATATTTAAGCAAGAGGAATATGATGCCGTAAAACGCAACATGGTTATTTGTTTATTCGTAATGAATcaactttcttttattttcaaaaaaaatgaatcaaCTTTCTTTGTATTAACAACTCAATCCTTGCTTCGATAACAGTATATAAAATTTGGAAAATTTGTTACGTtaatattatgtaaattttaCTTCAGAAAGAGACAGCAAGTCGTGAGGTGGAGAACATGGAGGAAGTAAATCATTGCAAATATTCGTACGTAACGAGTTTACTTCAGTCGTCCCCATGCAAATTCTCATGCACGCAAACTTTTCTTTATAAACCATTCCAAGTTCACGATttagtcatcatcatcaaattACCTATCAACAAAAAGCAAATTAAATCAACTAAGAAAGAACTGAAGAAAGCAACCCATAACAATGCTCTTAACCATGGAAATTCCAAAAGCTCACTTCTCTTTGGCCATTCTTGTCATTCTCTTTGCGGTTTCAAGTAGCCAAAATGTTGGCAACCCGGCCTGTAAGGCTAAAGAACCCTTCAACTGCGACAATCCCCTTACATTCAACCGAACTAGTTTTCCAAAGAACTTCACTTTTGGTGCGGCTACTTCCGCCTACCAGGTACATATCTCTTTGTTACTAACcgttttaaaagatatatatagcGATCTGTTAAgattatttttatctatataaAACCCGGCCggcatgatttatatatatttgtaccagattgaaggtGCAGCACATAGAGCACTTAACGGATGGGACTATTACACTCATAGATATCCAGGTCAtaaaaatcattcattaaaaaatttcCCTTATAATTAAATAGCATGTATGGGAAATTAAGTGTACAAACAACGGATGGGACGATTTCACTCATAGAAATTTAAGTGTCCCGTTCATGCTCAAAATTCGGTTTGCTATATATGTACAGAGAAAGTTCCAGATCACAGTTCCGGAGACCTTGCTTGTGATTCGTATGATCTTTACAAGGTGAGAAGCTATCATTGATGAATGTGTGTATACATGTAGTTTTTCGATTTCAGAAACTCTCATATGATTAACAGGAGGATGTCAAATTACTGAAAAGAATGAAGGCTCAAGCCTACCGGCTCTCAATAGCATGGTCTAGGGTCTTACCAAGTAAGTGCATATGATAagaacataattttattaatgttagtattgatattattgctattatattattattatatttttaactaatgtGATTATTGTATATATGCTTACCTTTAGAGGGAAGATTGATAGGAGGGATAGACGAAAACGGGATCAAATACTACAATAACCTCATCAATGAGTTAAAAGCAAATGGTAAAAATGTTATACAATTTTGTATTCTTCACAATACATATATGAGCAAATTCTAATTGTCTGATGAATAAATGTGTGAATAAAGGCATAGAACCGTACGTAACAATCTTTCACTGGGATGTTCCCCAAACTCTAGAAGATGAGTATGGAGGTTTCTTGAGCCGGCGTATAGTGTAAGtgcattaaataaattatatattgcaCCTGTTTTTCTTTGTGTTAGCTTATGTTATTTATGTACATCACATCAGATCTATCTTTTATCGAATATGTATGATACATGGACAGGGAGGACTACAAAAACTATGCCGAGCTTCTATTCCAGAGGTTTGGAGACAGAGTCAAATTTTGGATCACTTTAAACCAACCTTACTCTCTTGCAAGCAAAGGTTATGGAGATGGATCGTATCCGCCTGGACGGTGCACTGGCTGTGAATTTGGAGGAGATTCTGGAACCGAACCTTATATAGTTGGACATAACCAACTTCTGGCTCATGCAAAAGTTGTAGCATTATACAGAAAAAGATATCAGGTTCATATACTTACCAAATATGTCAATAAATTTTTGCttccaaaattatttgtatgtggtatatatgtatcttataatccaaaaatatcaaTGCATGCAGAAATTACAAGGTGGTAAGATAGGAACGACCTTGATCGGGAGATGGTTCACCCCATTAAACGAAAATAGCATTCGCGACACGGCTGCTGCAAAGCGAGCATTTGATTTCTTCGTCGGATGGTATATTTatatgggcaaatctccaaaataccaactttctaagtttatatcacaaaaatagcactcaaaaactaaaatgaccaaaatagcacctttctaagtttatcctttgaaaattttaaattttttatttttcaaaatttgaaatcttatcccaaaacctcatttctaaactctaaaccctaaaccctaaaccataaaccctaaaccctaaactctaaaccctaaaccctaaactctaaaccctaaaccctaaaccctaaaccctaaaccctaaaatctaaacccaaaaccctaaactctaaaccctaaaccctaaaccctaaatcctaaaccccaccctttaactctaaaccctaagtttgtgacttttgataaaacattaagtgctatttttgtgacttttgaccttgagtgctagtttgggaacataaacttgatttaatgctatttttgtctttttctctatttatatatctatacgtCAATTATTTGACTCTCACATCTCATGAATATACACgaacaaacatatatatttatatataaagctTTGGTTATAAATCCTTGAAATTTGACAAATATACTTGCAgtatttaattcatattttttgtaatatatattaagGTTTTTGGATCCACTGGTCTATGGAAGATATCCAAAGATAATGCGACAGATGGTCGGAAATAGATTACCAAAATTCACACCCCAAGAATCAAAATTAGTCAAAGGATCACTTGATTTTCTAGGGTTGAACTATTACGTTACTCAATATGCGACCAACGCACCTCGTTCCACACAACCTAATGTCATAACCGATGCAAGAGTTACTCTTGGATGTATGTATAAAACATTGTGTTTCTTATATGTATATGCGTGTGTGTGTGGGTTTGCTAAACTCATATAATTTTCTCTACTTTCCTACAGATTATCGCAACAGAGTACCAATTGGTGTTCAGGTTATCATCGACTTTGATTTAGaatcattattttttcttaaagagATCATAGCATTTTTTCAATTTCCAATCTTTCTTTTATGTTCCCTTCTTGTGCAGGCGCCTAGCTTTGTCTACTACCCCCCAGGGATCCGTCAGATTCTAAATTATATCAAAAACAAATACGGAAACCCACTTACCTACATTACTGAAAATGGTACTTACATATCATCATACCAGTACATATACGATTCACCAATGAAAACGTTATATATATCTGGTTAAAATCTTGTGTTAAATTTTCAGGAGTTGCTGATCTTGATACCGGAAACTTAACGCTGCCAGATGCTCTTGCTGATAATGGACGAATTCAAAATCACTGCAGCCATCTTTCATGTCTCAAATGCTCTATCGAGTGAGTTTTAATGATTCatacttaatttatttaacaTACTTTTGAGAATTAGTTTGTTaacattatttcaaatatattacaGTGATGGATGCAACGTAGCAGGGTATTTTGCATGGTCTTTGATGGATAACTACGAGTTCGGAAATGGTTACACTCTCCGCTTTGGTATGAATTGGGTCAATTTCACTAATCCTGCTGATCGAAGAGAAAAAGCTTCTGGCAAATGGTTTTCTGAGTTCATAATCAAACAATAAGAGGAATcaatatatttaaacaaattatcTGCATCCAACCTATTGAATCTAATAATTACTCTACTCTatgtattgtttgttttatttttattataattaattaataaagctTCGATGATGTGTATGTGTTGCTAATACAGTTGTAATAACCAGGCCTTGATGTTCGGTCAATCATAAATAACGTGAAAATTATACATATGTaggctttcttcttcttcttctttctataTACTCT
This Brassica napus cultivar Da-Ae chromosome C6, Da-Ae, whole genome shotgun sequence DNA region includes the following protein-coding sequences:
- the LOC106430598 gene encoding myrosinase 4-like → MLLTMEIPKAHFSLAILVILFAVSSSQNVGNPACKAKEPFNCDNPLTFNRTSFPKNFTFGAATSAYQIEGAAHRALNGWDYYTHRYPEKVPDHSSGDLACDSYDLYKEDVKLLKRMKAQAYRLSIAWSRVLPKGRLIGGIDENGIKYYNNLINELKANGIEPYVTIFHWDVPQTLEDEYGGFLSRRIVEDYKNYAELLFQRFGDRVKFWITLNQPYSLASKGYGDGSYPPGRCTGCEFGGDSGTEPYIVGHNQLLAHAKVVALYRKRYQKLQGGKIGTTLIGRWFTPLNENSIRDTAAAKRAFDFFVGWFLDPLVYGRYPKIMRQMVGNRLPKFTPQESKLVKGSLDFLGLNYYVTQYATNAPRSTQPNVITDARVTLGYYRNRVPIGVQAPSFVYYPPGIRQILNYIKNKYGNPLTYITENGVADLDTGNLTLPDALADNGRIQNHCSHLSCLKCSIDDGCNVAGYFAWSLMDNYEFGNGYTLRFGMNWVNFTNPADRREKASGKWFSEFIIKQ